AATTACCCTCGCCTCCTTCTCGACCATGACTAACTTCGGAACCATCTCCATGCAGATGCCCGCCACCACACTCTCCGTCGGGGGCAGCGGCAGCTTCCTCAACTCCGGCACGATCGAGTCCATCGCCGGCTCGCTCTCGATCAACCCGACCACGCTCCAGAATTACAACGCCGCCACTTTCACCCTTTCCGGCGGCACATGGATCGCCAAAGGCGGCTCGCTCACGCTCGGCTCGCGCGTCATCCGCACCCTCGGCCCCGGCGCCGTCATGAACATCGCCAGTCCGGTCGGGGCGATCCCCACGATCAACACGCTCACAACCAACGACGGAACGCTTCGAATCGCCGCCAACACCCTGACTACCACGCCCGTCGGCGGCACGCTCACCAACAACGGCACGATCGATCTCGCCGCGGACGGCGTCTTCGCCATCACCGGCGCACTCGTCCTCAACCCCGCCGGAACCGTCCGCACCGAGATCAAGGGCGTTAATGTCGCGCAGTTCGGCCGAATCAAGCCCACAACCGCCTCGTCCGTCGCCGGACATCTCCGCGGCACATTCATCCCGCCCTATTCCCCCTCCGCGGGCACCATCTTCACTCCCTTCATCTTCGGAAATCCAATCACGGGCGCGTTCTCCGATATCTGTTTCGATGCCAGCCCGCAAAACATGGGCATCACGCAAAACATCTTCGTCTCTGCGCTCCGCCTCGTCGCCTCCACCGCATCCGGCACATCACCAGCCATCACGCAGCAGCCCGAAAGCACGAGCGCGAATCCCGATGCAGTATTCACCCTGCTCGCCGCTCCCGGTGACGCGGCGTATCAATGGCGGAGGGACGGCAACCCGCTTTCGGACGGCCCGACACCTTCTGGCTCCACAATCTCTGGAAGCAAAACCAAGACTCTCACCATCCACAACGCGCACCCGGCCGATGCCGGCTCGTACGACGCGCTCGTTTCCAACTCCTGCGGCAGCGCCCTCAGCGATCCGGCCACACTCAGCGTCTGCGCCGGGGATCTCAACGGCGACGGCTTTGTCGACGACGCCGACTTTGTTCTCTTCCTCGCGGGTTACAACATCCTCGACTGCGCCGACGCCGCCATGCCGGTCGGGTGCCCGGCAGACCTCAACAGCGATGCTGTCGTCGATGACGCCGACTTCCAGCTCTTCGTCCCCGCATACGACGCGCTGATCTGCCCGTGAGGCGGCGATCGCCGGCGGCGGCTTCCGCACGGATAACCTCCCGCGCGGCCGACCATTCGCCCCGGCTCCGACTGGGGCGCTCAACGGAACACGCCAAGCAGCCGCGCTCAACCCGACGCCGCACTCGCCTTGACAAGCTTCGGCTCGCGTCGCACGGGCGGTCTTTTCAGGGTTTGGCGAGGAGAGGGATGTTGCGCGTGCCGCACGGGCGCGATCTTCATCGGTTTGCCGCGCTCGATCGACTGCTTCAAGGCCTCGATGACTCGCACGTCCGCCAACCCCTCCCACCCCGACGGCTCCGGCTCTTTCCCGTTCAGAACACACTCCGAGAAGTACACCATTTCCGCGGCGAACTGATCGCGCTTGGCGAAGGTGGATGTCCGGGCCTTCTCGTTGACGGTGATCGTGACCTCGATCGGCTCGACATACTCGTAGGCCTGATCGAGAAAAACTCTGCCCTTGGTACCGAGCAACTCGAACCAGCTCGTCGTCGCAAGGCCGAAGCTGCACGTGAATTGTGCAACCCGATCGCCCGGAAACCTGAGCAGCGCGCTGACTGTCTCTTTCACCTCGCGGAACCGCGGATCGCCCGAACTTGCCTCCCACGCCTGCACCTCGATCGGATCGTCCTGAAAAAGTGAGCGTGCCGCGTTAATGCAGTAGATGCCGATGTCAAGCAGCGGACCGCCGGCAACATCATCCTGGAGGCGAATGTTCGAAGGATCGCGGACCTGGTAACTGAACGACGAAGTGAACAGGCGCGGCTCGCCGATTTCCCCTGATTTCGCGACCTCCAAGGCTTTCAGGTTGGCGGGCTCGAAGTGCAATCGGTACGCCGTCATCAGCTTTACGCCGCTACGCGCGCACGCCTCGATCATCGCGCGGCACTCGCGCTCCGTCGCGCCGAGCGGCTTTTCGCACAGCACGTGCGCCCCCGCCTTCGCCGCCCGCTGCACGATCGAGAGGTGTTCCGTATTCGGCGTCGCGACGTACACGGCATCGATCTCTTCCTGCTCGATGCACTTCTCGAGTTCGCCGTAGTCGTAGAGGCCGCCGACTCGATACCGCTTGCCGAGCACCTTGAGCTTCTTCGCGTCACCCGAGACGAGTGCCGCGAGTGCGGAGTTCCCGGCATGCGAGAACGCGGGCAACATCGCGGCCTGGGCGATGTGCCCGAGACCGATGACCGCGTACCGAACTTTGCTTGATTTTTGCCTGGTTGTCATTGGCGACCTTTTCGACCTTCGCGAGAAGCACCTGCACGCCAGACCGCTGCCGGAATTCTGAAAGCCGATGCCTGAGACTGACAGGAAGTCTTTATCCGCGCGTGATTCGGGACTAAAAGCGCCCACATGCGCGAGCAAGAAGCGCGAGGCCGCGCGTTTGCTCCATACACCGACAGCCGGCGAGTGCGGACTTCGAATCCCGCTCGCCGGCCCCGAAGCACAAGAACAGCGAACGCCGCGACGTGTGCCGACCGGGATCGGCAACGATCGAGGCGTCCGCCGCACACATGTGAGACGCGATTAGCGCGCACTCGCGGTTTCGGTGTAGCCCGGCAGTTCCTTGGCCAGGCGCTCGTGCATCTTAAGCGTGGGGAGCAACTCAGTCAGGAGCTGCTTCGTCGGCTCGCTTCGCACCTGCTTCTGGGCCTTCTCGACTTCGGCGATGAGTTTGGCGTGACCCTTGGCCATTTTCTCGGCGAAGACGCGATCGAACTCGGCTCCGTTCAGGCTGCGGAGTTCTTCGATCGGGCTCTGCCGCTTTTGCATGTCCGAATCGTCCGCATTTTTCTCGGCGTCGCGACCGGAATTCGCGGCGGAGTTGTCAGCGGCTTTCGAGGCCGACTTGTCGCCGGACTTCTCGCTGCGCAGAAGACGCTGGGTCTCGGCGTCGCTCATAAGCGTGATGTTTTCCTGTGACGCGACCGAGCGCACCTTGCTGTCGGCGCTCGTGTGATCGCGGACGAGCATCTCGCCGTATTCGCGCACCGCGGCATCGGAGCCCCGAAGGTTCGCGAGCCGCCCGATCTCGATCTCTTCCTGATTCTTCACGTGGAGGATCGAGAGGATGCGTGCATCGGGGTTCGTGTTGGCCGCATAATTCTGTTGCGACTGGCCGGCGGCGGCCATGCGGTCGTCGTTTCGTCGCATGTTCGCTTCGTCGCTCCGCGTCGGATTCGTCGCGCCGATCTGGGCGTTGCTGTTGCTCGGATTTGTGGATGGATCAGCGATGGCCTGTGCCGCGGCAACGCGCGATGAATCCTGCGCGGAGGCGTTGCGATCGTTGCGAGCGATCTGGTTGTTGTTCCAGGACTGACTCGAGCCGGATTGATTTGGCTGATTGGATTGGTTGTTCCACGACTGGTTGGCCTGATACCGGCCGGGCTGGTTGTTCTGATTCCAATTGCCCTGATTGGCCTGATACTGCCCGCTATTTTGGTCCGACCAGTTCGGATCGTTCTGATTGATCACGCGCGGCGGCAATTGCTGAACGGTTCCCTTCGCCAAATTCTGATTGTTCAGCGTTCCGTCGGCGGGGTTTTCATTCCGCGAGACGCCCGTGTTGTACCGGCTCGAGCTGTTGTCCTGGCGATTGTCGTTGTCGAAGCGTGTTACGTTGCCGGAGTTGTCGGTTGTCGAGTAGTAATTGTGTTGCTGATTGTCGCCCCGGGCGAGACGATTCTCGGCGTTGTAGTAGCCCGGGCCGCCCGAGACGCCGTCACCGTACGGGTCGGACGTGCCGGATCGGTTCATTTCTTGGTTGTCGCGGGTCGCGTAGCTCTGCGAATTCCACGAGCTGCAGGCGGCGAGGAGTGCGGCGGGCGTCAGGGCTGCCGCGACGGTGATGTTTCGACGCAAGTGAGTGTTCATGGCGATTTCCTTTTCTCCCGGAAGAGTTCGAAACTTCCTAATCACACCTTCCCGTTGAGCCATGAGAGGATCGTGAAACAACCGCAAAAGAACACTCTCATGCAGAGACGGCGCGAATGCTCGGCTGGCTTAGGGCAGTTGCTGCGTGAGATCGAAGTAACCGCGCCAGGGATTTTGGGTCTCTAATCCTTCGAGCAAGGTGAACTCGGCGGCGCTTTCGAGCGAAGCGAGTTTGGTCCACGAGATCGGCATGGAGATCGGCGCGCCTTTACGCGCGCGGGCGGAATAGGGGGCGACGGAGGTTGCGCCGCGGCCGTTGCGGAGATAATCGACAAAAATCTTGCCGCGGCGGCGCGACTTGGTCATGATCGCGACATATTCGTGCGGTCTGTCAGAAGCGAGCGCTCGCGCGATGCGGCCCGCGTAGTCCTTGGCCTCGTCCCACGTGGCGCTCGCATCGAGCGGCGCCTGTATGTGCAGACCCTTGCCCCCGGAAGTCTTCACGAATGATTCGAGGCCATCGCGCTTGAGCAGCGTGCGGATCTCGCGTGCCGCGGCTTTGATGCGGCCGAAGGCGACGTTTTCGCCCGGATCGAGATCGAAGATCAGGACGTCGGGATGTTCGAGGTCTTCGGCGCTCGAGCCCCAAGGGTGGATCTCGATGACTCCCATCTGCGCGAGCGTGACAAGGCCGGCGACGGAATCGACCGCGAGGTAATCTGCCGAGCCGCTCTTTTTGCGCACGCGGATTGACTTGACGGGGGGGCCGAATGTGTCGCCGATGTGCTTCTGAAAAAAGCACTGGTCCCCGGTGCCCCGTACGCAGCGGACGACGCTGAGCGGTCGGTCGGCGATGAACGGGAGCATGCGATCCGCGACCTTTTCGTAGTAGCGCGCGAGGTCGAGCTTGGTCACGCCGCAATCGGGGTAGATGACGCGATCGGGGTGCGTGATCGTGATGCCGGCGACGACCGAGTCGCCCTTGGCTGCGCGGGAGCGCCGCGCTTTGGCGCTGCGCCGCGCAGAAATTCTCGGCGATCGACGTGCTTTCGAAGCAACCTTGCTCTTTGTCATGCCCACCGCCTCCGCCAGATCCTTCGCGGGCGCCTCGATGCGAACCTTGCCGGCCGGCTTGTCTTCGCGCAATCCTTCGAAAGAAGGGTGTCGCAGTCTTCCATCTTGGGTCCATTCGGTGAAAGCGACCTCTCCCACCAGTTCGGGCTTGACCCATGTCGCGCCGCGGGCGTCGGCGCGAGGAACACTGCCGTTGAGCGCCGCATGATCGGTGCGCAGCGATTGGAGACGCGCGCCGAGGTCTCGCAGCGTGGAGTCGGAGAAACCGGTGCCCACTTTTCCGGTGTAGACGAGCTTGCCCTGTTGATCGTGCGCACCGAGCAGCAACGAGCCGAAATGCTTGCGCGCGCCGCCGGGCGCTGTGTAGCCGACGATCACAAACTCCTGGCGCCTCCCGCATTTGATCTTGAGCCAAGATCGCGAGCGGCCGCTCGTGTACGGTGCATCGGCCTGTTTGGAGACCACTCCTTCGAGACCGAGTCGGCACGCCTGCTGCTGGACCGTTTCGCCCGATCCGGTGACGTGATCGCTGTAACGCAGGACTCTTCCGGCTTTTGACCTCGCGAGGAGCTTTTTCAACACCGCTTTGCGCTCGTTGAGCGGACATGATCGCAGATCGTCGCCGTCAAGAAAGAGGAGATCAAAGAGGAAGAACGCAAGATTGGCGAACTTGCGCTCTTTGATCGCCTGCTGGAGGGATTGGAAGTGCGTCTTGCCCGCCTCATCGACAATCACGGCTTCGCCGTCGAGCACGGCGGTCGAGCAGGGAAGAAGCTCGATTGCATGCGCGATCGGTCGGAACTTGGAAGTCCAGTCTTTGCCGGCGCGGGTGATGAGGCGCACCGCGCCGCGGCGGAGCTGCGCGATGAGGCGGTAGCCATCAAACTTGATCTCGTGCAACCAATTCTCGCCGGTCGGAACATGTTCGGAAAGCGTGCAGAGTTGAGGTGAAATGCCGCGGGGCAGCTCCGCGTCGTCATCATCGCCTTCGCTCCTGCGCTTTCTCTTCTGGCCGCCCGCGCGGGCGATCTCATCGAGGTTGCGTTTGGATTTGATACTCGTGCGCGCCCGCGAGACGAGTTCCTTCTTCCCGTGCGAGGCGTGCCGATCGTCTTTCTTGATGAGCAGCCAGTTGTGCTTCTTTTCTCCGGCGGCTCTGCCGCCCATTCGCGCGAGCGTCCACTCGCCTTTGAGACGCTTTCCGTGGAGCGCGAAAGTCAATTTGCCTTTTCGGAGTGCGGCGGCGGGATCGGGATCGATCGGCTCCCAGGTGCCGCGGTCCCAGAGCATGACCGTTCCGCCGCCGTATTCGCCGTAGGGGATGACACCCTCGAATTCGCCATATTCGATCGGATGATCTTCGACCTCGACGGCGAGGCGTTTCTCGGCCGGATCGAGCGACGGCCCCTTGGGGACGGCCCATGATTTCAGAACGCCGCCGAGTTCGAGACGAAAGTCGTAGTGCAGGCGGGATGCATCGTGCTTCTGCACGACGAAGCCGAGCACGGACTTTTTCTTTACGGTTGAGCGCGGTTTGCCGCGCGGCTCGGAGGTCTTCGTGAAGTTGCGTTTGCGAACGTACTGCTTCAGCGACATGATCGCCTCCGCCGGGCGCTAACCGGCCTTGCGCCGCACCGGCTTTTTCGCCGTCCGTGGCGACGCTTTGCGGCCCTGCTTTGTGCCGCTCTTTTCCAGACTCTTCTTGAGCACTTCCATGAAATTGATGGGTCCGGTCGCGGGCTCTTCCTCTTTCTCGGGCGCGGCGGGCGACTTCTTCGTGCTGCCCGACGCGATCTTCTTCTCGATCCACTTCATGAGTTGCTCGCGGTAGGTGTCGTGGTACTCGGAAGGCTTCCAGTCGGCGGCCATCGCATCGATGAGCGTGCGGGCGATCTTGAGTTCCTGCGTGCTGACACCGTGAGACTTGGCAGAACCGGCCGGCACATTCAGTTCTTTGGTCGAACGGATTTCCTGGGGATAGCGCAGCAGATCGAGCATCAGGACATCGCCTCGCGGCGAGAGCGCGGCGATGTATTGGCGGGTGCGGATGACGACCCTGGCGATCCCGACTTTGCCGGATTCCTTCATCGCCTCGCGCAGGAGGACATACCCCTTTTCACCACCCTTGCCGGCTTCGAGGTAGTAGGGCGTGTCGAAGTAAATCGGATCGATGTCGCCCGACTTCACGAACGACTGGATCTCCACGGATTTGGTGGCTTCTGGCGCGGCGCGCTTGAGTTCCTCATCGCTGAGGACGACGTAGTTGCCGTCCGAGTACTCGAAGCCTCGAACGACCGAATCCCACGGAACTTCTTCGCCGGTCTCTTCGTTGACACGTTCGTAGCGGACGCGCGCGTGGTCGCGGCTGTCGATGAGATGGAACTGCAGGTCGGCGCGTTGCTCGGCGGGGAAGAGATTGACCGGGACGTTCACCAATCCGAAGGTGATGTGGCCTTTCCAGACGGCCCGCGCCATTGTGTTGCTCCTTCTCTTTACCATTCGCTGGGAAGATGAATCAGCCGCGGCGTGCGGAGTGAGAGCGAACTCAAGTGGAGTCATGCGTTCGTTTGGGAGATGCTTCCGCGACTTTGGTATTGGCTTTCGGAGTGCGCTTTTTTCTCCGCCCGCCTCGCCGTTCTCATTCAAAAAACGACCCGCCCTCCGGCGG
The DNA window shown above is from Phycisphaeraceae bacterium and carries:
- a CDS encoding Gfo/Idh/MocA family oxidoreductase, which translates into the protein MTTRQKSSKVRYAVIGLGHIAQAAMLPAFSHAGNSALAALVSGDAKKLKVLGKRYRVGGLYDYGELEKCIEQEEIDAVYVATPNTEHLSIVQRAAKAGAHVLCEKPLGATERECRAMIEACARSGVKLMTAYRLHFEPANLKALEVAKSGEIGEPRLFTSSFSYQVRDPSNIRLQDDVAGGPLLDIGIYCINAARSLFQDDPIEVQAWEASSGDPRFREVKETVSALLRFPGDRVAQFTCSFGLATTSWFELLGTKGRVFLDQAYEYVEPIEVTITVNEKARTSTFAKRDQFAAEMVYFSECVLNGKEPEPSGWEGLADVRVIEALKQSIERGKPMKIAPVRHAQHPSPRQTLKRPPVRREPKLVKASAASG
- a CDS encoding Ku protein, translated to MARAVWKGHITFGLVNVPVNLFPAEQRADLQFHLIDSRDHARVRYERVNEETGEEVPWDSVVRGFEYSDGNYVVLSDEELKRAAPEATKSVEIQSFVKSGDIDPIYFDTPYYLEAGKGGEKGYVLLREAMKESGKVGIARVVIRTRQYIAALSPRGDVLMLDLLRYPQEIRSTKELNVPAGSAKSHGVSTQELKIARTLIDAMAADWKPSEYHDTYREQLMKWIEKKIASGSTKKSPAAPEKEEEPATGPINFMEVLKKSLEKSGTKQGRKASPRTAKKPVRRKAG
- a CDS encoding DUF4142 domain-containing protein, yielding MNTHLRRNITVAAALTPAALLAACSSWNSQSYATRDNQEMNRSGTSDPYGDGVSGGPGYYNAENRLARGDNQQHNYYSTTDNSGNVTRFDNDNRQDNSSSRYNTGVSRNENPADGTLNNQNLAKGTVQQLPPRVINQNDPNWSDQNSGQYQANQGNWNQNNQPGRYQANQSWNNQSNQPNQSGSSQSWNNNQIARNDRNASAQDSSRVAAAQAIADPSTNPSNSNAQIGATNPTRSDEANMRRNDDRMAAAGQSQQNYAANTNPDARILSILHVKNQEEIEIGRLANLRGSDAAVREYGEMLVRDHTSADSKVRSVASQENITLMSDAETQRLLRSEKSGDKSASKAADNSAANSGRDAEKNADDSDMQKRQSPIEELRSLNGAEFDRVFAEKMAKGHAKLIAEVEKAQKQVRSEPTKQLLTELLPTLKMHERLAKELPGYTETASAR
- the ligD gene encoding DNA ligase D; this encodes MSLKQYVRKRNFTKTSEPRGKPRSTVKKKSVLGFVVQKHDASRLHYDFRLELGGVLKSWAVPKGPSLDPAEKRLAVEVEDHPIEYGEFEGVIPYGEYGGGTVMLWDRGTWEPIDPDPAAALRKGKLTFALHGKRLKGEWTLARMGGRAAGEKKHNWLLIKKDDRHASHGKKELVSRARTSIKSKRNLDEIARAGGQKRKRRSEGDDDDAELPRGISPQLCTLSEHVPTGENWLHEIKFDGYRLIAQLRRGAVRLITRAGKDWTSKFRPIAHAIELLPCSTAVLDGEAVIVDEAGKTHFQSLQQAIKERKFANLAFFLFDLLFLDGDDLRSCPLNERKAVLKKLLARSKAGRVLRYSDHVTGSGETVQQQACRLGLEGVVSKQADAPYTSGRSRSWLKIKCGRRQEFVIVGYTAPGGARKHFGSLLLGAHDQQGKLVYTGKVGTGFSDSTLRDLGARLQSLRTDHAALNGSVPRADARGATWVKPELVGEVAFTEWTQDGRLRHPSFEGLREDKPAGKVRIEAPAKDLAEAVGMTKSKVASKARRSPRISARRSAKARRSRAAKGDSVVAGITITHPDRVIYPDCGVTKLDLARYYEKVADRMLPFIADRPLSVVRCVRGTGDQCFFQKHIGDTFGPPVKSIRVRKKSGSADYLAVDSVAGLVTLAQMGVIEIHPWGSSAEDLEHPDVLIFDLDPGENVAFGRIKAAAREIRTLLKRDGLESFVKTSGGKGLHIQAPLDASATWDEAKDYAGRIARALASDRPHEYVAIMTKSRRRGKIFVDYLRNGRGATSVAPYSARARKGAPISMPISWTKLASLESAAEFTLLEGLETQNPWRGYFDLTQQLP